The genomic window GATCCCCGGCGGGCCGCGACCACCAGCGGCGGCTCACCGTGCGGGCCCGGCAGATCGGGATCGGCCCCGTGCGCGAGGAGGACCCCGGCGACCTCTGCCAGGCCCAGCTCGCACGCCCAGTGCAGTGCGGTGAAGCCGAACTCCTCGCGCAGATCCGGGTCGGCCCCGGCGGACAGAAGGGCCCCCGCGACCTCCGTGTGACCGCCGCACACCGCTCCGCACAGCGGCAGGTCGCCGTCGTCCGGCCCGCTCGCCCGGTTCGGGTCGGCTCCGGCGGCCAGCAGCATCCGCACCGTGCCGGGCAGGTCCTGCACACAAGCCAGGTAGAGCGCCGTCGTCCCCTCTCCGTCGCGCGACTCGGCGGACGCGCCCGCGCGCAGCGCCCGCACGACGGCGTCGTCACCGTCGTACAGCGCGTCGAAGAGGCGCGTCGCAGCATCATCCGGACCGTTCGTCATACCCCGACCCTACGACCGTCCGGACCGGAGCCGCCGGATCAGGTGTCGCACTCCAGGACCGTGCGGCACAGCCCGCACCTGGCCCGTGTCCTGCCCCGGACCGGGACGCGGACGCGCTGGTGGCAGGTGGGGCAGGGGAACGACACCCGCAGCCCGTCCGCCCCGCGCTCGAAGGCGTACGGCACGGACGGGTCCCGGACGGAGCCCGGGGCAGCCCCGGCGTCACGGCGGTCCTTGGCGTAGCGGCGCCTGGCCGCCCACCCGGCGGCCGTCAACGGCGGCTGCCGCAGGTCCCGCAGTGCCTCGGCCCGCCCCTCGGTGTACGCGGTGTACGCCTGTGGGCTGGTGAACCAGACCGAGGGGTCCTCGCCGAAGACCCGCGCCCGCTTGGCGAGCACGTACCCGAACTCCTCGGGCGTCAGATAGCCGAGCTTCTGGCTGGACACCGCGTCCTGGCGGAAGGCGTCCAGCAGGAGCCAGCCCGCGCCGAGGTAGGCCGTCACCGTGTCGGTGAGGATCTCGTTGTCGCGGGTGCCGGGCATTTCCAGGCCGAGCCGGTGCAGCAGCACATGGGTGATCTCGTGCGCGAGGGCCGCCCCGATGTCCCTGCGGTGCGTGCGGAAACGGTCGTTGAGTTCGATGAAGTACTCGGGTCCCGCGGTGAGTTCGACGCTCGCCGCGTGTTCCATGCGTCGGAAGCCGACGACGACGCGGGCCTGCGGCAGTCGCAGGTGGCCCACGAGAGCGGCGGCCACCCGCTGGGCGCCGAGGTGCAGATCGTCCACGTCGGAGAAGGCCGCGTCGGCCGGGGCGAGGCTCGTGGCGTAGGTGTGCACACCCTCGGGGGAGACGCGCCGGTAGAGCGCGGTGATCGCGGACCGGACCGCGTCCAGGTGCGGGAACCCGTGGACGACCCCGCCGTCGCCGTTCCTGCCGTCACTCACGTCAGGCCCTCCATCGACGACGCTCAGCGGAGCTTCACTGTAGGCCGGTTGGCGGGGGAGGCGGCCCGGGGCGGTGAAGGATCTTGGCCGGAAACCCTGCCTTGTGGCAGCGGTGACGGCTTCCCGATAATCGGGGCGTTCTTGTCGGGAGCATGCCGAGAATGGCGCGGTCGTGCCCGCTGACCTGGACACGTACGCCCGCACGCCTGCAGCAACACCTCCACCGGACCCCCCACCCGAAAGCAGGCCAACTCGTGAAGCAGCTTCTGCGCACCCTCAAGAGATGCTCCGTCATAGCAGCGGTCGCCCTCGCCGCCCTCAGCCTCCAGCCCTCGGCCTCCACCGCCGCCCCCGCTCCCGTCGTCGGCGGAACCCGCGCCGCCCAGGGCGAATTCCCCTTCATGGTCAGGCTCTCCATGGGCTGCGGCGGCGCCCTCTACAGCCCGACCGTCGTGCTCACCGCAGCCCACTGCGTCAGCGGATCCGGCAACAACACCTCCATCACCGCCACCGCCGGAGTCGTCGACCTCCAGTCGCCCTCCGCCGTCAAGGTCCGCTCCACCAAGGTCCTCCAGGCACCCGGCTACAACGGCGTCGGCAAGGACTGGGCGCTCATCAAGCTCGCCCAGCCCATCAACCAGCCCACCCTGAAGATCGCCACCACCACCGCCTACGACACCGGCACCTTCACCATCGCCGGCTGGGGCGCCGCCACCGAAGGCGGCGGTCAGCAGCGCTACCTCCTCAAGGCGACCGTCCCCTACGTCTCCGACGCCACCTGCCGCCAGGCCTACGGCAACGACCTCGTAGCCGGCGAGGAGATCTGCGCCGGGTACGTCGGCACCGGCGGCGTCGACACCTGCCAGGGCGACTCCGGCGGCCCCATGTTCCGCAAGGACAACGCCGGAGCATGGATCCAGGTCGGCATCGTCAGCTGGGGCCAGGGCTGCGCCCGGCCCAACTACCCCGGCGTCTACACCCAGGTGTCCACCTTCGCCTCCGCCATCGCGTCGGCCGCCGCGACCCTCTGACACCGATCACCCCGAAACAACGCCCCCGGGGGCGCCCGGCCTGACGGGCGCCCCCGGACCCAGCTCCACGAACAGGTCCCCGGCCCCCTCCAGCTCCAGCACCCACACCTCGTTCGCACCCTCGCGGAGCACCGGCCCCGGAACGTACAGCGGCCGCCGCGGCCCCACCGACCAGTACCGGCCCAGGCAGAAGCCGTTCACCCACACGAACCCGCGCGTCCAGCCCGGCAGTTCCAGCCCCGCGTGCCCCGTCCCCGCCGCATCCGCCACGTCGAACGACCCCCGGAACAGGCCCGTCGTCCCCGCCTCCCCCGGCGCCCCGAACCGCACCCGCCCCACCGCACCCGGCTCGTCGAACGCATCCAGCCGCAGCGCCCGCGCCCGCACCCCGTGCAGATACTGCCGCTCGTGCAGCACCCCGCCCGTGACACCCTTCGGCTCACCCAGCCGCGGACCGTAGTTGACCCGCCCCAGCGACTCCACCCACAACTCCACCTCGGCCGGACCCGCGACCGGACCGGCGAGCGTGTGCTCCTCCTCCGTGAGCACCCCCGCCCGCACCCCGTCCACATACACCACAGCCCGGTCCCGCAGACCCACCACACCCAGCGGATACGCCTGCCGCGGCCCCGGCACCGCCACCCGGTACCGCACCAGACCGCGATCCACCCCCAGCTCCTCGAACGTCGGCGCCACCCCCGACTCCGCCGTCTCCGGATCGCCCAGCACCTCCAGCACCCCCGCCAGCGGTACACCCCCCGTCAACGCCACCCGCACCGGCTCCCGCAACCCCACCGGCTCCGGCGGCAACCCCGGCAGCGGACCGTCCGCGTACTCCTCCAGCACCTTCCGCATCCGCCAGAACTTCTCCGTCGCCCGCCCGTACTCATCGACCGGCGCGTCGTAGTCGTACGACGTCACCGTCGCCGACAACTCCCCGTCATGGAGCTCACCCGCCCGGTTCGCCCCCGCCCACCCCGCGAAATTCGTCCCCCCGTGCGCCATGTACACATT from Streptomyces sp. NBC_01341 includes these protein-coding regions:
- a CDS encoding S1 family peptidase yields the protein MKQLLRTLKRCSVIAAVALAALSLQPSASTAAPAPVVGGTRAAQGEFPFMVRLSMGCGGALYSPTVVLTAAHCVSGSGNNTSITATAGVVDLQSPSAVKVRSTKVLQAPGYNGVGKDWALIKLAQPINQPTLKIATTTAYDTGTFTIAGWGAATEGGGQQRYLLKATVPYVSDATCRQAYGNDLVAGEEICAGYVGTGGVDTCQGDSGGPMFRKDNAGAWIQVGIVSWGQGCARPNYPGVYTQVSTFASAIASAAATL
- a CDS encoding glycoside hydrolase family 35 protein translates to MTDFAVVGDDFLLDGRPVRLLSGAMHYFRVHEAQWEHRLSMLRAMGLNCVETYVPWNLHEPRPGVLRDVGALGRFLDAVGRAGLLAIVRPGPYICAEWENGGLPAWVTGRFGRRVRTRDAEYGAEVERWFGELLPQVVRRQAGRGGPVVMVQVENEYGSYGSDGVHLEWLAGLLRRSGVTVPLFTSDGPEDHMLTGGSVPGVLATANFGSGAREAFGVVRRHRPAGPLMCMEFWCGWFGHWGAEPVVRDAAETAEALREILECGASVNVYMAHGGTNFAGWAGANRAGELHDGELSATVTSYDYDAPVDEYGRATEKFWRMRKVLEEYADGPLPGLPPEPVGLREPVRVALTGGVPLAGVLEVLGDPETAESGVAPTFEELGVDRGLVRYRVAVPGPRQAYPLGVVGLRDRAVVYVDGVRAGVLTEEEHTLAGPVAGPAEVELWVESLGRVNYGPRLGEPKGVTGGVLHERQYLHGVRARALRLDAFDEPGAVGRVRFGAPGEAGTTGLFRGSFDVADAAGTGHAGLELPGWTRGFVWVNGFCLGRYWSVGPRRPLYVPGPVLREGANEVWVLELEGAGDLFVELGPGAPVRPGAPGGVVSG